Within Cyanobacterium stanieri LEGE 03274, the genomic segment TGGTGTGGGCTTTGTTGGTTGCAAGGGATGTGCAAGGTAATTTTGAACCCACCACAGGCAAACCTAACATATCCTCAAAAAAACCTCGGATGGTAGTCATGCCAGGCTGACAAAATAAATGGGGTACTACCACATCAAGCAATGGTAAACTTTTGAGAAAGTCGGATAAAGTTTGAGGGGCGCTCAAGTTTTCGAGGGAGTCTCCCTGTTGCCATAATCCATCGGGATGCACTATGGCATAATAGGCTTTGACTGCTGGGGGTTTGACTACTTCTTTTAAGTAGAGTAGGGATAATTTATCATAAAAATCGGACACCAAAGAGCCTCCGATATGTAATACTTTTAACGGGTTTTCTGGTGTAAACATTATGGATTATTAGTTGTACTATAAACGGATAATTAACAATGATTTAATTATCTTTTGCCTATTGCCTGTTGCCCATTCCCTTGTTTTTAATTGACTCGCATCACGGTTAAGCCGTCGCGCAGGGGTAATAATACTTGTTGTACTCGTTCATCGTGGGCTACCATGTGATTAAATTGGTTAATAGCTTCCCCATTTTCGGTGCGCTCGGATTCGGGTAAATAAACCTGTCCTTGATAAAGGGTGTTATCTACGACGATGATGGCGCCTGAGGAGACTAGGTTTTTGTCTAATAATAAATTGAAATAGTCTTGATATTCTTTCTTGTTGGCATCAATAAAGACTAAATCGAAGTTTTTGTCCTCTTGGGCTAATTGTGCCATGGTATGGAGGGCAGGGGCTACTTTGACGGTGATTTTGTTGCCGTGGGGGGAGTGGGAAAAACAGTCTTGGGCGAATTTGGCTACATATTCATCTACTTCACAGGCGATGACTTGTCCATCTTCGGGTAATGCTTCTGCCATGGCAAGGGCGGAATATCCTGTAAACATACCGATTTCAAGGACGTTTTTTGCGTTTAACATTTTGACGAAAATTTGCAACATTTGCCCTTCGATGTGTCCTGAAAGCATTTCTTGCTCTAATTCAAAGGGGGTTTTACCTTCTTGGAATAGTCTTGTCCAATCTTCTTGGGCGGTTTTTGTTGCTAGATGTGTGAGGGCGGGGGATTCTTGGCTAGAAACTTCGGTTAAATAAGGTTCTAATGCTGAAGCAAATTGATAGGCTTCTTCTATTTGTGCTACTAATTCGATATTCTCAGTATTCTTTGCAGTTTTTAATATATTTTCTAATTTTTCCACAAGAATCGCTAAAGGGGCGATCGCCCTTGGTTTGTTTACTGTTACGGACATAACATTACTCCAATATATGTAATATGAATGAAATATATTTTTTGTTAATCAAAAATCAACCTAAATCCGGGATATAAAACAATTGACAATGAACAATTATTCTTTTTTGCTTCTGGCTTTTGTCCATTCCTGAACTAAGATTAAGGGTGACTCAAAGAGGGAAAAACTTTTCCCCAAGCCCACGGAAACACTTTAGAATGAATCACCCCTACGAACAGAGATGGGGTCAAACTTTGCATTTTCTTAACAAAAGCAGATCTATAAACCTACCTTTGTTAAGATTAGATTAAGATTTCAGATGGTTTGAAGAAGATGAACAAGGGCGATCGGACGCCAATCAGAACAACCCTCGTAGTCTTATTCTAAACCAAGATCCCTGAGATACATCTGCTCTCCTGCGCCTTGATTCGGTAATTGAGAGCAGTATTCTTTATGAGCTATCACCGCTTGATTTAGTAAATCAGGCTCTACCTCCTGAGCATAATCACAAACACCGATGGTGGTAGGCAAAGGCGCCCATAAACCGCCATCACCTCGCTTACGGCGCATATTCTTTTGTCCCTCAATCATAATCGTAGTATCTTCTAAGACAGGATGATAAACCGATAGCCCTAACTTACTAGATAAATTAATAATTCTCTGGCACTCCTGCTCACTTAACCAACCCAACTCCTTGGATAAAGTTGCACCAAAAGCCATACCAATGGTGACGGCGTGTCCGTGCATCAACTTAACCGCAGGTTCAAAACGAGGACTCCAAGTATGTCCATAGGCATGGGGCCTATCCTGATAGGTTTCAAACATATTAGTTCCCTCATGCTTCATATAAGCATAAAGAGCCTTGTAAATGATTAAATCAGCGATTTTTGCTAAATCTTCACTGGCATCCATGGTGGCAAAACGAGTTTTGATCAACTCCTGCCCGTATTCCTCCAATAACTCAAACAATTCCTTGTCATCAGTTACCGCCATCTTGATAATTTCTGCCATCCCATTACGGATATGTCCCATATCAAGGGTAGCGAAAAATTGACGATCCACCAGAGTTAACACGGGGGGATGATATACCCCAATGCTATTTTTAAATTGAGTTCCATTGGTACAAGTACGGGGAGAAGGGCCCGCATCAATGGCGGCGATGATGGTAGTACCGATCATAATATAGGGTGTACGGCGATGTTGTAGCGCACAAGCTAAACCAGCCACATCACTTAAAACACCTCCCCCAATGACCAAAACAGGCTCGTTACGGGATACATCACAACCATCTTTCCCTAAAAAGCCAAGAATACGATGGACTGTTTCGGGGGTTTTATCACTTTCCCAAGCCCTTACCACCATTAATTCTAGGGAAATTTCTTGAGCTTGAAAATAACCTTCTATCTTCTCTCCATATAACTGCGCCACGGTTTGATCTACTACCGCAATACAACGACCACGGGGGCGATAGATATTACCAAGGGTATCGTTAGATATGGCAAAAATATCCTTAATAACCTTAACCTCTGATTTCAGCTGATATACTGCTGTTACTTCAAAGGATAAACCCTCATCGGCGGTGGTAATCTGACCAGAACCTGTGTACCATTCAGAGGTACGGTACTTTTCTTCATGGGGGCGCCAAATTACTGTTTTATTATTTTCCTGAAGATTTCCCCCTTGGACACCGTTGCCCATGGTTGAATCTTTCATCATTGGGAACGAACTCTTTATTTCACTAGAAATCATGACTGTTTCAATCCTTATTGTTGACTGAATAGCCCGAAACCTCAGAGGTTTATCTATTCTGGCTACCATACTACACAATATTTTTCAGATTGTAAACAAAAGTTAAAAAAAATCTTAAGAAAAATGAGAGTTTTTTATATTCATGCTAAAAATTGCAAGTGGAAATCACTGGTAAAGTTAATCTGAGCCAAAAAAGTTTTTCTAATGATTGACTGCTATCCTTAGTAATCAACCTTAATTTTTTTGAAGTTTTGAAAAATAATCCGTATATATTTACCTTCCCTTACAATCATAAGGCTTTAGCTTTAACGGCTAGTTTAACCATTACTACTTTGTTAAGTTCCATTAGCTACACGGAATCGGCTAAGAGCGCTGTTTTAATTCAAGGTTTTGAAACAGGGGGTAATGTAGAATTAACCCTTAGTGGCAGTTTAGATATTACAAGTACAATAATAAGTCCTAATGTTTTTGATACAGTTGGCGGGGGGGTTTTGTCTTCATGGGGTTTGATTTACTTTCAAAGTATTACAGAAGGAATCTTTATTTCTGATAGGATAGACACCCCGAGTAATTTAATCTTTGGCCCTAATCAGAGTGATTTTTCTCCTAGTAGCGTATCAGGCTTTTTTTCTATTGTTGCTAGTGGTAATACCATCTACCTCGATTCAGAGTATAGCAGTGGAGATCCTTTAACTGGTACGATGATTTTTAACAATACAACCTTTGCTGATTTGGGTATTATTCCTGGTACTTATGAATCGGGCTTTAATAATGGTGCTGATACAATTACCTTTAGATTTGGCAATATAACTACAACTCCTGAACCGAGCATCATTTTTGGCAGTATATTTGTTCTTGGCAGTGGTGTTCTATTTGGTAATAAAAAAAAGATTTAGTTTAATGTTGAATTAATTTCCTCTCCAAAAAATAGGGGAGGATTGGTAATTTGCCAGAGAAGTTATTCTTCAATTAATCTCATCACCTGTGCAAATAAATCAGGGCTATCGGCATTAAACCAATTAATCTGAGGGTAAGCATTAAACCAAGTTCTTTGTCTTTTGGCAAACTGGCAGGTATGGGTAACAATCAACTCCTTTGCTTCATCTAAGGATATATTGCCCAATAAATATTGCTTAATTTCCCCATAGCCAAGGGTATTGAGTAAAGGCAAGTCAGCGCCATATTTTGCTATCAAAGTTTCTACTTCTTCTACCAATCCTTCTTCTAGCATGGTTAAGGTGCGCTGGTTGATTCTTCGACGACTCATTTCGCTGTCACAATGTAAGCCTATCTGGAGGATGGGATAAGATGGGGGCGCTTCTCCCTGTTGTTGGGAAATGGGTTTTCCTGTGACATAATAAACCTCTAAGGCTCTAATGGTTCTAGTTTCATCGTTAGGGTGAATTTTTTTGGTAGCTTCGTTATCCACTTGTTTTAACATAGAATACCGTTGTTTTTGATCATAGTCGGTTAGTTGTTGTCTTAGTTGGGGTTGGGGGGCGACGCGGGGAATTTTTAGCCCTTTGGTGATGGATTTTATATATAATCCTGTGCCACCTACTAAAAGGGGGGGAAGGTGATGATTTTGTTGGATGAGGGTTTGGGCTTTTTCTTGGTAGTCTGCAAGGGTAAGGGTTTCGGTGGGGTGGCAAATATCGATGAGGTGATGGGGGATAATTTTTTGCTCTTGGGAGGTGGGTT encodes:
- the miaA gene encoding tRNA (adenosine(37)-N6)-dimethylallyltransferase MiaA; protein product: MKKYSLIVICGATASGKSSLALKIAQTLNSIIISADSRQIYQEFNIGTAKPTSQEQKIIPHHLIDICHPTETLTLADYQEKAQTLIQQNHHLPPLLVGGTGLYIKSITKGLKIPRVAPQPQLRQQLTDYDQKQRYSMLKQVDNEATKKIHPNDETRTIRALEVYYVTGKPISQQQGEAPPSYPILQIGLHCDSEMSRRRINQRTLTMLEEGLVEEVETLIAKYGADLPLLNTLGYGEIKQYLLGNISLDEAKELIVTHTCQFAKRQRTWFNAYPQINWFNADSPDLFAQVMRLIEE
- a CDS encoding O-methyltransferase, giving the protein MSVTVNKPRAIAPLAILVEKLENILKTAKNTENIELVAQIEEAYQFASALEPYLTEVSSQESPALTHLATKTAQEDWTRLFQEGKTPFELEQEMLSGHIEGQMLQIFVKMLNAKNVLEIGMFTGYSALAMAEALPEDGQVIACEVDEYVAKFAQDCFSHSPHGNKITVKVAPALHTMAQLAQEDKNFDLVFIDANKKEYQDYFNLLLDKNLVSSGAIIVVDNTLYQGQVYLPESERTENGEAINQFNHMVAHDERVQQVLLPLRDGLTVMRVN
- a CDS encoding sedoheptulose 7-phosphate cyclase, yielding MMKDSTMGNGVQGGNLQENNKTVIWRPHEEKYRTSEWYTGSGQITTADEGLSFEVTAVYQLKSEVKVIKDIFAISNDTLGNIYRPRGRCIAVVDQTVAQLYGEKIEGYFQAQEISLELMVVRAWESDKTPETVHRILGFLGKDGCDVSRNEPVLVIGGGVLSDVAGLACALQHRRTPYIMIGTTIIAAIDAGPSPRTCTNGTQFKNSIGVYHPPVLTLVDRQFFATLDMGHIRNGMAEIIKMAVTDDKELFELLEEYGQELIKTRFATMDASEDLAKIADLIIYKALYAYMKHEGTNMFETYQDRPHAYGHTWSPRFEPAVKLMHGHAVTIGMAFGATLSKELGWLSEQECQRIINLSSKLGLSVYHPVLEDTTIMIEGQKNMRRKRGDGGLWAPLPTTIGVCDYAQEVEPDLLNQAVIAHKEYCSQLPNQGAGEQMYLRDLGLE